A single genomic interval of Peribacillus sp. FSL H8-0477 harbors:
- a CDS encoding NAD(P)/FAD-dependent oxidoreductase, producing MKKQDCLIIGGGIAGLQCAIQLGRYNHDVAVIDSEQGRSTITWGFHNVLGWPQGITGPELRKLGREHAEQCNVTFLKDRVVSVKKDSDIFIVKTAQNNTYAAKTIFIATGITDNLPKINNLMPCLGKSIYICPDCDGFEITNKNTAIIGGGNSGANMALTLTYWTHLLTFINHTKAPIDEKLMTELNKLKIPVINETVTDILLDVDGQLTGIQLESGKIISCERGFTAFSGNKLNNELTTQLGVKHDQRNHVLADPRTKETNITGVWAGGDLLAHSEQVTISMGDGSQAAIWIHKRLMGMPRPSE from the coding sequence TTGAAGAAACAAGATTGTCTAATTATTGGCGGCGGGATCGCTGGACTACAGTGTGCGATACAACTAGGCCGTTATAACCACGATGTTGCAGTAATTGATTCCGAACAAGGCCGGTCAACGATTACCTGGGGATTTCATAATGTGCTGGGCTGGCCACAAGGCATCACGGGTCCAGAACTGCGAAAACTTGGACGTGAGCATGCAGAGCAATGCAATGTCACTTTTTTAAAGGACCGTGTGGTCAGCGTTAAAAAAGACTCTGATATTTTTATCGTGAAAACAGCTCAGAACAACACATATGCGGCAAAAACCATTTTCATTGCTACTGGGATTACGGATAACTTACCTAAGATTAACAACCTTATGCCCTGCCTCGGTAAATCGATTTATATTTGTCCCGATTGTGATGGATTTGAAATCACAAATAAGAATACAGCAATCATTGGCGGAGGTAATTCAGGTGCTAATATGGCATTGACCTTAACCTATTGGACACATCTCTTAACCTTTATTAATCATACAAAGGCACCTATCGATGAAAAGTTGATGACAGAGTTGAATAAGCTGAAGATACCCGTCATTAATGAAACTGTAACTGATATTCTGCTCGATGTGGATGGCCAATTAACAGGAATCCAATTAGAATCAGGTAAGATCATTTCTTGTGAACGTGGATTCACCGCGTTCAGCGGGAATAAATTAAATAATGAGTTAACCACACAGCTTGGCGTCAAACATGATCAACGGAATCACGTCCTTGCTGATCCGCGTACGAAAGAAACGAATATAACCGGTGTTTGGGCCGGAGGTGATTTACTTGCTCACTCTGAACAAGTTACCATTTCAATGGGAGATGGATCACAAGCTGCCATATGGATTCATAAACGTTTGATGGGTATGCCTAGACCATCCGAATAA
- a CDS encoding sialate O-acetylesterase has translation MIKSFLMLGQSNMAGRGFLHEVEPIYNEKIKMLRNGQWQMLTEPINYDRPVAGVSLAASFAEAWSKAHPDEEIGLIPCAEGGSSLNDWHPQGTLFQHALSEARFALETSEICGILWHQGESDSNNSLHETYYEKLSLIIETLRKELNLQNIPLIIGELGDFLGKTGFGKYSTEFQEINELLRRFAHEQQNCYFISAAGLTANPDGIHFNAISQRKFGYRYFEAFSKKCHILEPLTDEDQSLKINNIYSKTELIYIHSMNLALGKITYAEFEAQMAKLMQP, from the coding sequence ATGATAAAATCTTTTTTAATGTTAGGGCAATCAAATATGGCAGGTCGTGGATTCTTGCATGAGGTAGAACCTATCTATAATGAAAAAATAAAAATGCTTCGCAACGGTCAGTGGCAAATGTTGACAGAGCCGATTAATTATGACCGCCCAGTTGCTGGTGTAAGTCTAGCAGCATCTTTTGCAGAGGCATGGTCGAAAGCCCACCCGGATGAAGAAATTGGTTTGATTCCTTGTGCGGAAGGTGGCAGTTCCTTGAACGATTGGCATCCGCAGGGTACTCTTTTTCAACATGCTTTGTCTGAAGCAAGGTTTGCTCTTGAAACTAGTGAAATTTGTGGCATACTTTGGCATCAAGGTGAAAGTGATAGCAATAATTCTCTACATGAAACGTATTATGAAAAGTTATCTCTTATCATTGAGACGTTACGAAAAGAATTAAACCTTCAAAATATCCCATTAATCATTGGTGAGCTTGGGGATTTTCTTGGAAAAACTGGTTTTGGAAAGTACTCAACAGAATTCCAAGAAATCAACGAACTATTACGTCGATTCGCTCATGAGCAGCAAAACTGTTATTTTATATCAGCAGCAGGTTTAACGGCCAATCCGGATGGTATTCATTTTAACGCCATTTCCCAACGGAAATTCGGTTATCGCTACTTTGAAGCATTTTCGAAAAAGTGTCATATCTTAGAGCCTCTTACGGATGAAGATCAATCACTAAAAATAAACAATATCTATTCGAAAACTGAACTAATTTATATTCACAGTATGAATTTGGCTCTTGGTAAAATCACATACGCTGAATTTGAAGCACAAATGGCAAAGTTGATGCAGCCTTGA
- a CDS encoding PadR family transcriptional regulator, giving the protein MIPLLILGLLIQNPGAHGYELLSLMEKRHYKYIVNFTKGSFYYNLQQLEEKGLIEQTYQTRPNNGREIHTFKITSLGMEEFDKLMAKYGAKSEYVNLQFYGALLFADEFDKNKLLELIQSQIDQTKARIALLDEYLANTKELPGKVDYFRRMNENSRSHHLVNLKWFKELKADIEETTV; this is encoded by the coding sequence TTGATTCCTTTACTTATCCTTGGCTTACTTATTCAAAACCCTGGCGCTCATGGATACGAACTATTAAGTTTAATGGAAAAACGACATTATAAATATATCGTAAATTTCACTAAAGGATCATTTTATTACAATTTGCAACAACTTGAAGAAAAAGGCTTGATTGAACAAACGTATCAAACCCGTCCAAACAATGGTCGTGAAATTCACACTTTTAAAATCACGTCTTTAGGAATGGAAGAATTCGATAAATTAATGGCCAAATATGGGGCTAAATCGGAATATGTAAACTTACAATTCTATGGCGCATTACTCTTTGCAGACGAATTCGATAAAAATAAATTATTAGAATTAATCCAATCACAAATTGATCAAACTAAAGCTAGAATTGCTCTTCTCGATGAATACCTAGCTAACACTAAAGAATTACCTGGTAAAGTTGATTATTTTCGTCGCATGAACGAAAATTCTCGTTCTCACCATTTAGTGAACTTAAAATGGTTTAAAGAATTGAAAGCAGACATAGAAGAAACTACTGTGTAA
- a CDS encoding OsmC family protein yields MSEHHFFLKADWPGGRNDVGSIESGNLKTEISIPQEMDGPGVGTNPDEMLLGAAATCYIITLAAMLERSRLTTTSLSMQSEAIVEVKNGVFTYKKIIHRPHIILPDSSSEKDLERTLKFAQKAESSCMISRAIKGNVDIELDARVTFE; encoded by the coding sequence ATGTCAGAACATCACTTTTTTTTGAAAGCAGACTGGCCCGGTGGAAGAAATGACGTGGGGTCCATTGAAAGCGGGAACTTAAAAACGGAGATCAGCATCCCTCAGGAAATGGATGGACCTGGTGTAGGGACAAACCCTGACGAAATGCTGCTGGGTGCAGCTGCCACTTGTTACATCATTACCCTTGCTGCTATGCTGGAGCGAAGCAGACTGACTACAACAAGTCTTTCCATGCAGTCCGAAGCAATTGTTGAAGTGAAAAATGGAGTATTTACATACAAAAAGATCATCCACCGACCTCATATTATTCTGCCAGACTCAAGCTCTGAAAAGGACTTGGAACGTACCTTAAAGTTTGCTCAAAAAGCAGAATCATCTTGTATGATATCTCGTGCGATAAAAGGCAATGTTGACATTGAACTCGATGCCCGCGTGACTTTTGAATAA
- a CDS encoding nitroreductase family protein, with translation MTNDFYSAIRQRRSYYAIDNTPIVSDEKIKEIVDFAVKYTPSAFNSQSARVIVLTGRSHENLWQITKETLQKVVPPESFSSTEEKLTSFRNGYGTILFFEDQAVIQGLQKKFELYKENFPIWSEQSSGMLQFIIWTGLELEGFGASLQHYNPLIDDEVKKEFDVPDTWLLRAQMPFGKPLQEPGEKEYPPLEEHIFYYQ, from the coding sequence ATGACTAACGATTTCTATTCTGCAATCCGTCAACGTCGTTCTTATTATGCGATTGATAACACACCAATTGTATCGGATGAAAAAATCAAGGAAATTGTGGATTTTGCTGTAAAATATACACCGTCTGCTTTTAATTCACAAAGCGCTAGGGTCATTGTCCTTACTGGAAGAAGCCACGAAAATCTATGGCAGATCACAAAAGAAACATTACAGAAGGTTGTTCCACCAGAGTCCTTTTCCTCGACTGAAGAAAAGCTGACATCGTTCAGAAACGGGTATGGAACCATCCTCTTCTTTGAGGATCAAGCGGTCATTCAAGGACTTCAAAAAAAGTTCGAGCTTTATAAAGAGAATTTTCCCATATGGTCCGAGCAATCGTCCGGTATGCTTCAGTTTATCATTTGGACAGGACTAGAATTAGAAGGCTTTGGCGCAAGTCTTCAGCATTATAACCCTTTAATTGATGATGAAGTAAAAAAAGAATTCGATGTACCTGACACATGGTTACTCAGAGCGCAAATGCCTTTTGGAAAACCGCTACAGGAACCCGGAGAAAAAGAATACCCTCCTCTAGAAGAACATATTTTCTATTATCAATAA
- a CDS encoding lmo0937 family membrane protein, whose protein sequence is MFWTIIGLLILLWVLGLVFKIAAGFVNILLIIAVILIVYKVIKGRTRG, encoded by the coding sequence ATGTTTTGGACAATAATTGGACTATTAATTCTTTTATGGGTTCTTGGTCTTGTATTTAAAATTGCAGCAGGATTTGTTAATATACTATTGATCATTGCTGTTATCCTTATTGTGTACAAGGTAATTAAAGGACGAACAAGAGGCTAG
- a CDS encoding SGNH/GDSL hydrolase family protein — protein MKSGERLIFIGDSITDCGRNTDSEKIGDGYVRIIRDHLRLRQPEGIPDIINKGISGNRITDLADRWEKDVLSLNPDYVSISIGINDVWRQLDNPDMNQVYPGEFEQIYQKLLSLVKVNTNARIIIMEPTIIEENMESEGNRKLQPYVDIVRRLAVMFNGVLVPEHQSFKEVLKQHPDYKLTTDGVHMNSTGNLLMARTWLRANGVED, from the coding sequence ATGAAGTCGGGTGAGAGACTGATTTTTATTGGAGATAGTATAACCGATTGTGGAAGAAATACCGATTCTGAAAAGATAGGGGACGGATATGTACGAATCATACGGGATCACTTACGTTTGAGACAGCCGGAAGGAATTCCTGACATCATAAACAAAGGAATAAGTGGAAATCGAATTACGGATTTAGCTGATCGATGGGAAAAAGATGTTCTTTCGCTTAATCCAGATTACGTGTCGATTTCAATCGGTATTAATGATGTATGGAGACAATTAGATAACCCGGATATGAATCAGGTTTACCCAGGTGAATTTGAACAAATTTATCAAAAGCTATTATCTCTTGTGAAGGTCAACACGAATGCTCGAATTATTATTATGGAACCAACCATTATTGAAGAAAACATGGAATCAGAAGGTAATCGTAAACTGCAGCCTTACGTGGATATTGTACGCAGGCTAGCGGTGATGTTTAACGGTGTGCTTGTACCAGAACATCAGAGTTTTAAAGAAGTATTAAAACAACATCCCGACTATAAGCTGACCACAGATGGTGTTCATATGAATTCAACGGGGAATTTGTTAATGGCGCGAACTTGGTTACGGGCAAATGGGGTAGAAGATTAA
- a CDS encoding YkuS family protein produces MAKIAVDPSLSNIQQALRDKGYEVVELKNEVDSQNCDLCVVTGLDSNVMGIQDTSTKASFIDADGMTADQVCQEIDHKLQY; encoded by the coding sequence TTGGCTAAAATCGCCGTTGATCCATCATTGAGTAATATTCAACAGGCACTTCGAGATAAAGGGTATGAAGTGGTCGAATTGAAAAATGAAGTTGATTCGCAAAACTGTGATCTTTGTGTAGTAACAGGACTTGATTCGAATGTGATGGGAATCCAAGACACATCTACTAAGGCTAGTTTTATTGATGCCGATGGAATGACTGCTGACCAAGTGTGTCAAGAGATTGATCACAAGCTTCAATATTGA
- a CDS encoding magnesium transporter CorA family protein: MIEIYKTSEPRQIEQLTKIEKGCWINLTAPTEDEIQQIVKTLDLPENFIKDPLDDEERPRIEREEKEVLIIVDYPYLTHDETGTPVYETIPIGLIFTEDYFLTVSLKDSPILTNFKNNKIKSFYTNKKTRFALQILSEIASFYLRYLKQVNKITNDTERKLHQSMKNKELYTFLGLEKSLVYFTTSLKSNKVVLDKILRFNYLKMYEEDKDLLEDVIIETNQAIEMSETYSSILSGMMDAFASIISNNVNIAMKFLTSVTIILTLPTMVASFFGMNVNLPFSHNPHAFAITLTIAAGLASATAFFFWKKKYF; the protein is encoded by the coding sequence ATGATTGAAATTTACAAAACATCAGAACCTAGACAGATAGAGCAATTGACTAAGATTGAAAAAGGCTGCTGGATTAACCTGACAGCGCCAACCGAAGATGAAATACAACAAATCGTAAAAACGTTGGATCTGCCTGAGAATTTTATTAAAGACCCTTTAGATGATGAAGAACGGCCTCGGATCGAACGTGAAGAGAAGGAAGTACTCATTATCGTCGATTATCCTTATCTGACTCATGATGAAACAGGTACGCCCGTATACGAGACAATTCCCATTGGACTTATTTTTACAGAAGATTATTTTCTAACCGTTTCCTTGAAGGATAGTCCCATTTTGACTAATTTTAAAAATAATAAAATTAAAAGTTTTTATACGAATAAAAAAACGCGGTTTGCATTGCAAATCCTCTCGGAAATTGCCTCATTCTATTTACGTTATTTAAAGCAAGTGAATAAAATTACAAATGATACTGAACGTAAGCTGCATCAATCAATGAAAAATAAGGAACTTTATACGTTCTTAGGCTTAGAAAAAAGCTTGGTTTACTTCACAACCTCGCTTAAATCAAATAAAGTCGTGTTGGATAAAATTCTTCGCTTTAACTATTTGAAGATGTATGAGGAAGATAAGGATTTACTTGAAGATGTTATTATTGAGACTAACCAGGCAATTGAGATGAGTGAAACATATAGTTCGATTTTAAGCGGAATGATGGATGCATTTGCTTCCATCATCTCGAACAATGTCAACATTGCGATGAAGTTTCTCACCTCCGTCACGATTATTTTAACCCTGCCGACGATGGTAGCAAGCTTCTTCGGAATGAATGTGAATTTACCCTTTTCACATAATCCTCATGCCTTCGCAATAACCTTAACAATTGCTGCAGGACTGGCGTCAGCTACAGCTTTCTTTTTTTGGAAAAAGAAATACTTTTAA
- a CDS encoding winged helix-turn-helix transcriptional regulator yields the protein MNKCSSTLCPRFEKGMQILSKRWAGLIIHQLLNGPQRFCHIEAAFPISGRILSERLKDLERENIVKRDVYPETPVRIEYTLTEKGMALGPVIEEIQRWSEEWVTPESMTEEVKQEENETAKKGL from the coding sequence ATGAATAAATGTTCTTCTACTTTATGTCCTCGCTTCGAAAAAGGAATGCAAATTCTAAGTAAGCGCTGGGCTGGTTTAATTATTCATCAACTGCTAAATGGTCCACAGCGGTTTTGTCATATAGAAGCAGCATTTCCAATCAGCGGCCGAATTCTTTCCGAACGGTTAAAGGATCTTGAACGAGAAAATATAGTCAAACGAGACGTATATCCTGAAACACCGGTACGAATAGAATATACATTGACTGAAAAAGGAATGGCATTGGGTCCAGTTATTGAGGAAATTCAACGTTGGTCTGAGGAATGGGTAACACCAGAATCAATGACAGAAGAAGTAAAGCAAGAAGAAAATGAAACAGCGAAAAAGGGCCTTTAA
- a CDS encoding helix-turn-helix domain-containing protein — MSKYSDEFKLMVVTEYLNGPLSYERIVRKYEIKSPTQLKNWVCVYKKHGVVGLSRKKNNKIYPVQFKLDVLSFMKRTGASITETALQFGLTNPPMIASWNKKLLEGGADSLDKPRGRPAMSDKAKNSQRRKQPVKEMTVEQKLERENELLRLEVAYLKKLRAFQMDPDGYLEKHKQRYHTNSKKNSD, encoded by the coding sequence ATGTCTAAATATAGTGATGAGTTTAAGTTGATGGTTGTGACAGAGTATCTGAATGGTCCCCTAAGCTACGAACGAATCGTGCGTAAATACGAAATCAAATCTCCAACGCAACTTAAAAATTGGGTATGTGTATACAAGAAACATGGTGTAGTTGGACTTTCTAGGAAAAAAAACAATAAAATTTATCCTGTTCAATTCAAGCTCGATGTACTAAGCTTTATGAAAAGGACAGGCGCATCCATAACTGAAACAGCTCTTCAATTCGGGTTAACGAATCCACCGATGATTGCTTCGTGGAATAAAAAACTTCTTGAGGGTGGTGCTGATAGCCTGGACAAACCGAGAGGACGACCAGCCATGTCAGACAAAGCGAAGAACAGTCAAAGAAGAAAACAGCCTGTAAAAGAGATGACCGTTGAACAGAAACTCGAACGAGAAAATGAACTTCTCCGTTTGGAGGTTGCGTACCTAAAAAAGTTGCGCGCTTTTCAGATGGATCCGGACGGTTATCTCGAAAAGCACAAGCAGCGCTATCATACGAACTCAAAGAAGAATTCCGACTGA
- a CDS encoding YuzL family protein, translating to MNNKTKKDPSRSELGSSQVKGQGTTNTETGNVEASSSRKKQKRS from the coding sequence ATGAACAACAAAACAAAAAAAGATCCATCTAGAAGTGAGCTTGGATCATCTCAAGTAAAAGGACAGGGAACAACGAACACAGAAACAGGAAATGTTGAAGCTTCTTCATCAAGGAAAAAGCAAAAAAGAAGTTAA
- a CDS encoding alpha/beta hydrolase, with amino-acid sequence MKHIFQEGNKEAPVLLLLHGTGGTEEDLLGLAEIVSSQSAVLSVRGNVLENGMPRFFRRLAEGIFDEEDLLFRTKELNDFIDTAAEKYQFDRKNVVALGYSNGANIAASLLFHYQDSLKGAILHHPMVPRRGVAIPDLSNTPVFIGAGNNDPICAPKETEELANLLQAAGSVVQVKWEQHGHQLTRNEVDAAADWFQSHFS; translated from the coding sequence ATGAAACATATTTTCCAAGAAGGAAATAAAGAAGCACCCGTCCTTTTACTTTTACATGGAACGGGAGGAACAGAGGAGGATTTGCTTGGATTAGCGGAGATTGTATCGTCACAATCTGCTGTTCTAAGTGTCCGTGGAAACGTACTTGAAAACGGAATGCCGCGCTTTTTCCGCAGGCTTGCTGAGGGGATATTTGATGAAGAAGATCTTCTCTTTCGTACAAAGGAACTAAATGATTTTATCGATACGGCTGCAGAAAAGTACCAATTTGATCGCAAAAATGTGGTTGCACTCGGCTATTCAAATGGAGCAAATATAGCTGCTAGTCTCTTGTTTCATTATCAAGACTCCTTAAAAGGAGCAATTTTACACCATCCGATGGTACCTAGACGGGGTGTCGCGATTCCTGATCTTTCGAATACCCCAGTGTTCATTGGTGCAGGAAACAATGATCCGATCTGTGCACCCAAGGAAACGGAAGAGCTTGCGAATCTTCTTCAGGCAGCTGGTTCAGTTGTTCAAGTGAAGTGGGAACAGCATGGTCATCAGTTAACACGAAATGAAGTCGATGCAGCAGCAGACTGGTTTCAATCCCATTTTTCATGA
- a CDS encoding ring-cleaving dioxygenase: MSAIVGNPQENVDFYAGVLGMRMVKKTVNFDDPGTYHLYFGDEVGSPGSIITFFPWPNAHQGRIGSGQVGITVYVVPEGSLSFWEKRLETFNINVEKTTRFGEEYLDFLDPHGLHLEIVARRSGKNSQWTFGGVPADKAVKGFGGAVLLSSTPDQTMESLSNVFGLVRVGEEGDFVRFQSSADIGNIIDVKKTVVRKGSLGVGTVHHIAWRAKDADDHKEWREHISNFGYNVTPFTDRQYFDAIYFREEGGILYEVATDPPGFSHDESLETMGTKLMLPPWLEERRVQLETTLLPAVPRILKEDQ; encoded by the coding sequence ATGTCCGCCATTGTTGGAAATCCGCAGGAAAATGTAGATTTTTATGCAGGTGTACTAGGTATGCGTATGGTAAAGAAAACGGTCAACTTTGATGATCCAGGCACTTATCATTTATACTTTGGAGATGAAGTCGGTTCACCAGGTTCCATCATAACCTTTTTCCCTTGGCCGAACGCACACCAGGGCAGAATTGGATCTGGACAAGTGGGGATTACGGTATATGTTGTTCCAGAGGGTTCGCTTTCTTTTTGGGAAAAACGTCTAGAAACGTTCAACATAAATGTTGAAAAAACAACTCGTTTTGGAGAAGAGTATTTAGATTTTCTCGATCCCCATGGTTTACATTTAGAGATAGTTGCTCGGAGGAGCGGAAAGAACAGTCAGTGGACGTTTGGAGGCGTACCAGCTGACAAAGCAGTTAAAGGCTTTGGCGGAGCTGTTTTGTTGTCGTCTACCCCGGATCAGACAATGGAAAGCCTATCAAATGTGTTTGGACTTGTAAGAGTCGGTGAAGAAGGAGATTTCGTTCGTTTTCAATCTTCTGCAGATATTGGAAATATTATAGATGTTAAGAAAACGGTAGTACGGAAGGGATCGTTGGGGGTAGGTACAGTTCACCATATTGCATGGCGCGCAAAGGATGCAGATGACCATAAAGAATGGCGTGAGCATATATCGAACTTTGGTTACAATGTTACTCCATTTACCGACCGTCAGTATTTTGATGCCATTTATTTTAGAGAAGAGGGAGGAATCTTGTATGAGGTCGCAACGGATCCTCCAGGATTTTCTCATGATGAATCACTGGAAACAATGGGCACAAAGTTGATGCTTCCACCTTGGTTAGAAGAAAGACGGGTTCAATTAGAAACTACTTTACTGCCGGCTGTACCAAGAATACTTAAGGAGGACCAATAA